A genomic window from Synergistaceae bacterium includes:
- a CDS encoding triose-phosphate isomerase, which translates to MREKFIAGNWKMANGPKEATDYILRFAELFFQTTSVIKAQKDEKIKIAIFPPSISLSNIIHEKVKTGLPIILGGQNMHWEKKGAYTGEISAQMLKEAGCSHVIIGHSERRTLFNETNIFLNKKISAALEEDLTTVFCLGEHLEEKESQKTHEVIRKQFLEGLNEIKIDQFSKKIIIAYEPIWAIGSGITATSSDAQNVCSFIRELISESFGEKEASKSVILYGGSVKTNNTESFLTEKDIDGVLVGGASIDPNSFFDIVKKAVKS; encoded by the coding sequence ATGCGTGAAAAATTTATTGCTGGTAATTGGAAAATGGCTAACGGACCTAAGGAAGCCACGGATTATATATTACGATTTGCGGAGTTGTTTTTTCAAACAACGAGCGTAATAAAAGCTCAAAAAGATGAAAAGATAAAAATAGCGATATTTCCACCTTCAATCTCACTATCAAATATTATCCATGAAAAAGTAAAAACAGGACTACCTATTATATTAGGTGGCCAAAACATGCACTGGGAAAAAAAAGGTGCTTATACAGGGGAAATTTCAGCACAGATGTTGAAAGAAGCAGGCTGTTCACATGTTATTATAGGACATAGTGAGAGGCGTACTTTGTTTAATGAAACAAATATATTTCTAAATAAAAAAATATCAGCTGCACTTGAAGAAGATCTGACAACAGTATTCTGTTTAGGCGAGCATCTTGAAGAAAAAGAGTCACAAAAAACACATGAAGTTATAAGAAAGCAATTTCTAGAGGGACTAAATGAAATAAAAATTGATCAATTTTCCAAAAAAATAATAATAGCTTACGAGCCGATATGGGCAATTGGATCTGGAATCACAGCAACTTCTTCTGATGCACAAAATGTTTGCTCTTTTATAAGGGAGTTAATATCCGAATCATTTGGAGAAAAGGAAGCCAGTAAGAGTGTTATTCTCTATGGTGGAAGTGTAAAAACAAATAACACAGAATCATTTTTAACTGAAAAAGATATTGATGGTGTTCTAGTCGGTGGTGCTTCGATAGACCCTAATAGTTTTTTTGATATAGTTAAAAAAGCTGTGAAAAGTTAA
- the rsfS gene encoding ribosome silencing factor has translation MNTNTLRDEFLAQYKPIADALIEKHALSVTLHDLSQVSGFTEAFIVAIAQSDLHAKTLKDITSRILDDLKLPHNIEGENSSKWCLMDAGHLVVNILSKEGNEYYRLDSLWGDAPAKHFEDEENKL, from the coding sequence ATGAATACAAACACATTAAGAGATGAATTTTTAGCCCAATATAAGCCTATAGCAGATGCCTTAATAGAAAAACACGCTTTATCCGTCACCTTACATGACTTATCCCAGGTGTCAGGGTTCACAGAGGCCTTTATTGTCGCAATTGCACAATCAGATTTACACGCGAAAACACTAAAAGACATTACAAGTAGAATATTAGACGATTTAAAATTACCACATAATATTGAAGGAGAAAACAGTTCTAAATGGTGCCTAATGGATGCTGGACACCTTGTAGTTAATATATTAAGCAAAGAAGGGAATGAGTACTATCGACTAGATTCTCTTTGGGGAGACGCTCCGGCAAAACACTTTGAAGACGAAGAAAATAAGCTTTGA
- a CDS encoding LCP family protein — translation MKLNKKSIIMIFCAILSLTAGIGLRFYNALHSTSSDILKEVQKNIDSESAQYRILKEQGRFNILVLGEDNVDSSRRSDTILFVTIDIDDKNVRILSLPRDTRVEVSGYGYQKLNHAFAFGGPDLIKATVEKYIDQPILYYLLVDYDSFPALVDALGGIEIDVPKKMRYVDRAGKLDINIKPGLQLMDGQTALHFVRYRKDASGDIGRVHRQQQFIKALVKKAYDPSNIIKIPKITKQLIRLFKTDMSPLLAVQLAGFIQNELPRNQIFFSTLHGTPDFIGKLSYWIGDVEEAKQFISEPVEVLLSGNGKLNKTTTFAGVSMTYSNATDDINNLGTENSSSNNNIIKGSEIDNKENILTNIKSMSDSIAVLNGTGKAGIAEKVATKLQQIGIDVIHKGNAKHFDYKTMNIIYPTTASLSCINTAQTLGRLMNIPQTLIRQNKQAYYATIIIGHDYDLLLSRLDRIIEITSKKTH, via the coding sequence GTGAAGCTCAATAAAAAAAGTATTATTATGATTTTTTGTGCAATTCTTTCTCTAACTGCTGGAATAGGATTACGTTTTTATAATGCCCTTCACTCAACCTCAAGCGATATTTTAAAAGAGGTTCAAAAAAATATTGATAGTGAAAGTGCTCAGTATAGGATATTAAAGGAGCAAGGACGCTTTAATATTTTAGTTTTGGGAGAAGATAATGTTGACAGTTCAAGAAGATCTGACACCATCTTATTTGTAACTATCGATATAGATGATAAAAATGTACGCATATTATCTTTACCTAGAGATACAAGGGTAGAGGTTTCTGGATACGGCTACCAAAAATTAAACCATGCTTTTGCTTTCGGAGGGCCAGATCTTATAAAAGCTACTGTTGAAAAATATATTGACCAACCTATTCTATACTATCTACTTGTTGACTATGACTCTTTCCCTGCCCTTGTAGACGCTTTGGGTGGCATAGAAATTGATGTACCCAAAAAGATGCGGTATGTAGATCGAGCAGGAAAGCTAGACATCAATATAAAACCCGGGCTTCAGCTTATGGATGGGCAAACTGCATTACATTTTGTAAGATATCGTAAGGATGCATCTGGAGATATAGGGAGAGTACATAGACAACAACAATTTATCAAAGCCTTGGTTAAAAAAGCTTACGATCCAAGTAATATTATAAAAATTCCCAAAATAACAAAACAATTAATAAGGCTGTTTAAAACAGATATGTCGCCATTATTAGCTGTTCAGTTAGCAGGATTCATACAAAATGAGTTGCCTAGAAATCAGATATTCTTTTCAACTTTACATGGGACCCCAGACTTTATAGGTAAACTTAGTTACTGGATTGGAGATGTAGAAGAAGCAAAACAATTTATAAGTGAGCCTGTAGAAGTTCTCCTGTCTGGAAATGGTAAATTAAATAAAACTACAACTTTTGCTGGTGTATCAATGACATATTCTAATGCTACAGATGATATAAATAATCTTGGCACTGAAAATAGTAGTAGTAATAATAATATTATTAAAGGATCTGAAATTGATAACAAAGAGAATATATTAACAAACATAAAGTCCATGTCCGATTCTATAGCGGTATTAAATGGAACTGGCAAGGCAGGAATAGCCGAAAAAGTTGCGACTAAATTACAACAAATAGGAATAGATGTTATCCATAAAGGCAATGCAAAACACTTTGACTACAAGACTATGAATATCATATACCCAACAACAGCATCATTATCATGTATAAATACTGCCCAAACACTGGGTCGTTTGATGAATATTCCACAAACTCTCATTAGGCAAAACAAACAAGCTTATTATGCAACAATTATAATTGGACACGACTATGATCTTTTATTGTCCAGGCTAGATAGGATTATTGAAATTACAAGCAAAAAGACACATTAA
- a CDS encoding nicotinate-nucleotide adenylyltransferase gives MRKIGIMGGTFDPIHYGHLRAADEAHAALNLSEVIFIPTGVPPHKTGQRVTSAEDRYMMTVLATTDCPYFSVSRIEIERKGTSYTADTLNILSLMPEYQDAEFYFITGLDAVMNILTWKNTGDILKKCKFVAVSRYGYTHKHLQNELTKDFLKLIIPLEIPLLAISSTELRERIRNNRSIRFLVPPLVDNFIEKNNLYKKSYGGI, from the coding sequence ATTAGAAAGATAGGAATAATGGGAGGGACTTTTGACCCTATACACTACGGACACCTTAGGGCTGCAGATGAAGCTCATGCTGCACTGAACTTGTCCGAAGTAATTTTTATACCAACAGGAGTTCCCCCACACAAAACAGGACAAAGGGTTACCTCTGCCGAAGACCGGTATATGATGACCGTATTAGCAACTACTGACTGTCCCTATTTTAGTGTTTCAAGAATAGAAATAGAAAGAAAGGGAACAAGTTACACTGCAGACACACTAAACATACTTAGTTTAATGCCAGAATATCAAGACGCGGAGTTTTATTTTATTACAGGCTTAGATGCAGTTATGAATATACTTACGTGGAAAAATACAGGTGACATTCTCAAAAAGTGTAAATTTGTAGCTGTTAGTCGCTATGGCTATACACATAAACATCTTCAAAATGAGCTAACAAAAGATTTTTTAAAGCTTATCATTCCCCTTGAAATACCTCTCTTGGCTATTTCAAGCACAGAATTACGCGAGCGAATTAGAAACAATAGAAGTATACGTTTTTTGGTGCCACCACTTGTTGATAATTTTATTGAAAAAAATAATTTATACAAAAAATCATATGGAGGTATATAG
- the obgE gene encoding GTPase ObgE, with amino-acid sequence MKFVDSLRVSAKAGRGGNGCMSFLREKFKPNGGPDGGNGGRGGSIIFEATTNIQTLADLEHLRIIKGVNGVHGKGRQKNGAAGTDTVIFVPCGTLFYDAETNLGLADLVEPGDRFFAAMGGRGGRGNKHFASSRRKAPRFCEKGDLGEEVELRLELHLIADIGLVGLPNVGKSSILAAISNAEPKIADYPFTTLSPNLGVLNTGFERIVIADIPGLIEGAHLNKGLGLEFLRHIERTRLLIHVLSLEHNDFNQHIADFEIIRHEMKSYDNQLKERPYIVVGNKIDVLDDTNEVIKALEKHFKKNNIKFYPISALTGEGVVDLVKQIIEFSKSNPRPHSEVRLFAVEEKIDNTLKRQKNKIEVIKLHGGGFQVIHRQLEKAAERYDLTQDENLGRFIILLRKYKVEQLLEAAGAQAGDTVTIGYSDFNFYPGYFPPDMDEDNQETDSNENTSE; translated from the coding sequence ATGAAATTTGTTGATTCACTACGAGTTTCTGCCAAGGCTGGAAGAGGTGGAAACGGATGTATGAGTTTTTTAAGAGAAAAATTTAAACCTAATGGCGGACCTGACGGTGGAAATGGTGGGCGTGGAGGTAGTATAATATTTGAAGCCACTACAAATATACAGACTCTCGCTGACCTGGAACATTTAAGAATCATAAAAGGAGTCAATGGTGTACACGGAAAAGGACGCCAAAAAAATGGTGCAGCCGGAACAGATACTGTCATCTTTGTGCCATGTGGTACTCTTTTTTATGACGCAGAAACGAACTTAGGACTTGCAGATCTTGTAGAGCCTGGAGATCGCTTTTTTGCTGCTATGGGTGGAAGGGGAGGACGAGGCAACAAACACTTCGCGTCTTCTAGAAGAAAAGCCCCCAGATTTTGCGAGAAAGGTGATTTAGGAGAAGAAGTTGAATTACGTTTAGAATTGCATCTAATAGCTGATATAGGGTTGGTAGGGTTACCAAATGTTGGTAAATCAAGTATTTTAGCAGCGATATCCAATGCAGAACCAAAAATTGCTGATTATCCCTTTACTACACTTTCGCCGAATCTTGGGGTATTAAACACTGGATTCGAACGGATTGTAATCGCAGATATTCCTGGCCTTATTGAAGGAGCCCATCTTAATAAAGGATTGGGCTTAGAATTTTTAAGGCACATAGAACGTACTCGACTTTTAATACACGTGCTTAGTTTAGAACACAATGATTTTAATCAACATATAGCGGATTTCGAAATAATTAGACATGAAATGAAATCATATGATAATCAATTAAAAGAACGCCCTTATATAGTAGTTGGAAATAAAATCGACGTATTGGATGATACTAATGAAGTTATAAAAGCTTTAGAAAAACATTTTAAAAAGAATAATATTAAGTTTTATCCTATCAGTGCATTAACTGGAGAAGGAGTTGTAGACTTAGTAAAACAGATAATAGAATTTTCCAAATCAAACCCCAGACCCCACAGTGAGGTACGATTATTTGCCGTTGAAGAGAAAATAGATAATACTTTAAAGCGTCAGAAAAACAAGATAGAAGTAATAAAACTCCATGGAGGCGGATTTCAAGTCATACATAGACAGCTCGAAAAGGCCGCAGAAAGATATGATTTAACCCAGGATGAAAATTTAGGACGCTTTATAATATTACTTAGAAAATATAAAGTTGAACAACTTCTTGAGGCAGCTGGTGCACAAGCCGGTGATACAGTGACAATTGGATATAGTGATTTTAATTTTTATCCTGGTTATTTTCCACCAGATATGGATGAAGATAATCAAGAAACAGATAGTAATGAAAATACAAGCGAATAG
- the rpmA gene encoding 50S ribosomal protein L27 encodes MAHKKGQGSSTNGRDSQPKYLGIKRSDGQFVNAGTILVRQRGTKFHPGNNVGLGRDYTLFALRTGKVRFLTKAKRKFVTVEPETL; translated from the coding sequence ATGGCACATAAAAAAGGACAGGGCAGTAGTACAAACGGTCGCGATAGTCAGCCCAAATATCTTGGTATAAAACGTAGTGACGGACAATTTGTCAATGCTGGTACAATCTTAGTACGTCAACGTGGAACAAAATTTCATCCCGGCAATAATGTAGGTTTGGGAAGAGATTATACACTCTTTGCACTTAGAACTGGTAAGGTTCGCTTTTTAACTAAAGCAAAACGGAAGTTCGTAACTGTCGAACCCGAAACTCTTTAG
- the rplU gene encoding 50S ribosomal protein L21, with protein sequence MYAIIETAGKQYRVSEGDKIRVEKIDAENDAEITFDKVILLGKDDTPLIGTPYVEGASVTAKILEHGKEDKVIVFRYRRKKNYRKFRNHRQQYTSILIKSINA encoded by the coding sequence ATGTATGCAATAATTGAAACAGCAGGTAAACAGTATCGAGTATCAGAAGGGGACAAAATTCGTGTAGAAAAAATCGATGCAGAAAATGATGCAGAGATTACTTTCGATAAGGTTATTCTCTTAGGTAAGGATGACACCCCTCTTATCGGCACGCCTTATGTAGAAGGCGCATCTGTAACGGCGAAAATTCTTGAACACGGTAAAGAAGATAAGGTTATAGTTTTTCGATATCGTAGAAAAAAGAACTACAGAAAGTTTAGAAATCATCGCCAGCAGTATACATCTATATTAATCAAAAGCATTAATGCCTAA